From the genome of Candidatus Eisenbacteria bacterium:
GCCAGCCGCTGCGCGTGGTGTGCGACGCCGATGCCTCGTTGCCGCTCACGCTGCGACTGTTCCGACCTCCGCTCGCGCGCGGAACCGTGCTGGTGTGCACGCGCCGCGCGACGCTCGCCCGAGTGCGCGCTTTCGAGCGCCGCGGCGTACGCGTGTGGCGCGTGCGTGCCGGCTTCGGTGGCGTGTGTCCGTCTACGCTCGCGGAACGACTGGCACGCGAAGGACGCCACGAAGTGATGCTCGAGGGCGGCGCCGCGCTCGCCGGCAGCTGGATTCACGCCGGCTACGTGGATCGCCTCGCGCTCTTCACGGCGC
Proteins encoded in this window:
- a CDS encoding RibD family protein is translated as MRSLTDAIVIGSETARLDDPRLTVRGVRGARQPLRVVCDADASLPLTLRLFRPPLARGTVLVCTRRATLARVRAFERRGVRVWRVRAGFGGVCPSTLAERLAREGRHEVMLEGGAALAGSWIHAGYVDRLALFTAPTLLGRDGLEWAPPLGDAIRRGRIERQQRLGADTLTLVELER